The proteins below come from a single Camarhynchus parvulus chromosome 29, STF_HiC, whole genome shotgun sequence genomic window:
- the RNF41 gene encoding E3 ubiquitin-protein ligase NRDP1, translating to MRNMLSKLQITCDNAVFGCTAVVRLDNLMAHLNDCEHNPKRPVTCEQGCGLEMPKDELPNHNCIKHLRSVVQQQQTRIAELEKTSAEHKHQLAEQKRDIQLLKAYMRAIRSVNPNLQNLEETIEYNEILEWVNSLQPARVTRWGGMISTPDAVLQAVIKRSLVESGCPASITNELIENAHERNWPQGLATLETRQMNRRYYENYVAKRIPGKQAVVVMACENQHMGEDMVLEPGLVMIFAHGVEEI from the exons ATGCGGAACATGCTCTCCAAGCTGCAGATCACCTGCGACAACGCCGTCTTCGGCTGCACGGCCGTGGTGCGCCTCGACAACCTCATGGCTCACCTCAACGACTGCGAGCACAACCCCAAGCGCCCCGTCACCTGCGAGCAGGGATGCGG gttGGAGATGCCCAAGGACGAGCTGCCCAACCACAACTGCATCAAGCACCTGCGCTCggtggtgcagcagcagcagaccaGGATCGCAGAGCTGGAGAAAACCTCGGCCGAGCACAAGCACCAGCTGGCCGAGCAG AAGAGGGACATCCAGCTGCTCAAGGCCTACATGAGGGCGATCCGCAGCGTCAACCCCAACCTGCAGAACCTGGAGGAGACCATCGAGTACAACGAGATCCTGGA gtggGTGAACTCTCTGCAGCCGGCGCGGGTGACGCGCTGGGGCGGCATGATCTCCACGCCGGACGCCGTGCTCCAGGCCGTGATCAAGCGTTCGCTGGTGGAGAGCGGCTGCCCGGCGTCCATCACCAACGAGCTCATCGAGAACGCCCACGAGCGCAACTGGCCCCAGGGGCTGGCCACGCTGGAGACGAGGCAGATGAACCGCAGATACTACGAGAACTACGTGGCCAAACGCATCCCCGGCAAGCAGGCCGTGGTGGTGATGGCCTGCGAGAACCAGCACATGGGAGAGGACATGGTGCTGGAGCCGGGGCTCGTCATGATTTTCGCTCACGGAGTGGAGGAGATCTGA
- the NABP2 gene encoding SOSS complex subunit B1 translates to MSSETLVKDVKPGLKNLNLIFIVLETGRVTKTKDGHEVRTCKVADKSGSINISVWDDVGNLIQPGDIIRLTKGYASVFKGCLTLYTGRGGDLQKIGEFCMVYSEVPNFSEPNPEYVAQQAQGKGAPPDSSTPAAPQPPPGPPAAPPAPESQNGNGLSPGPPPAHPPSSRITRSQPGPVSNGKETRRSGKR, encoded by the exons ATGAGCTCCGAGACTTTGGTCAAGGACGTCAAGCCCGGCCTCAAGAACCTCAACCTCATCTTCATCGTGCTGGAGACCG GCCGGGTCACCAAGACCAAGGACGGCCACGAGGTGCGCACGTGCAAAGTGGCCGACAAGAGCGGCAGCATCAACATCTCCGTGTGGGACGACGTGGGGAACCTGATCCAGCCCGGGGACATCATCCGCCTCACCaaggg ctACGCCTCCGTCTTCAAGGGCTGCCTGACGCTCTACACCGGCCGGGGGGGGGACCTGCAGAAGATCGGGGA GTTCTGCATGGTTTACTCCGAGGTTCCCAACTTCAGCGAGCCCAACCCCGAGTACGTGGCGCAGCAGGCGCAGGGCAAGGGG GCCCCACCCGACAGCTCCACCCCGGCAGCTCCGCagccccccccgggcccccccgccgcccccccaG CCCCCGAGAGCCAGAACGGGAACGGGCTGagcccggggccgccccccgcGCACCCCCCGAGCAGCCGCATCACCCGCAGCCAGCCCGGCCCCGTCAGCAACGGCAAAGAGACCCGGAGGAGCGGCAAGAGATAA
- the SLC39A5 gene encoding zinc transporter ZIP5, giving the protein MSRPGLLLAPLLALLLLGAGGAPGPAGTPGRLPEDAEQEHGYYLRQLFGAYGENGTLPSEGLARLLGSLGLGRVQVVQIQHEELGHGHVSHLDLLEVQQDKHRHRHPLWEHGGEAAPSTGGPLSPPPSQTPSWPEPVPTEPPGAAGLPRGYRPTLSLLGRVLGLEHSSSDHPHDDCLNVTQLLGNFGLDSVAQLTPEQFTLLCPALLYQIDSRVCIRHRDEVTLPPPGGALWPALGWALLAVLSVSLPSVLAVLLLPLRARGSFRSLLAFLVALAVGTLCGDALLHLWPHAQGRHPEAPGDPSPAVLQGLAVLGGIYALFALELLLAMLRRRREATGRPYGETPGLAAGVLAPSRAGTIPPAPLPGAPGTGTQRSPGTQRSPGTHRARPAAGTELRLLAAPEAELEPRPPEPPRERPPGPPHGHSHGPALPPGPGAADIVWMVVLGDGVHNLSDGLAIGAAFSQSLSSGLSTALAVLCHELPHELGDLAVLLRAGTAPRSLLLLNLLSALLSCLGAVAGVALGRSGTPLAPWLLTATAGVFLYVALADMLPEALRGSAEGTWSRFLLQNAGFLLGAGIMLGIALAEGHLRSWLQP; this is encoded by the exons ATGAGCCGCCCTGGGCTCCTCCTGGCCCcgctgctggcgctgctgctcctgggggccGGGGGCGCTCCGGGCCCCGCGGGGACCCCCGGGCGGCTCCCGGAGGACGCGGAGCAGGAGCACGGCTACTACCTGCGGCAGCTGTTCGGGGCGTACGGCGAGAACGGAACGCTGCCCTCCGAGGGGCTGGCGCGGCTGCTGGGCAGCCTcgggctgggcagggtgcaGGTGGTGCAGATCCAGCACGAGGAGCTCGGCCACGGCCACGTCAGCCACCTGGATCTGCTGGAGGTGCAGCAGGACaagcaccggcaccggcacccgCTCTGGGAGCACGGCGGGGAAGCGGCTCCGAGCACCGGAGGACCCCTCAG CCCCCCGCCCTCCCAGACGCCGAGCTGGCCCGAGCCGGTGCCCACCGAGCCCCCCGGTGCGGCGGGGCTCCCCCGGGGGTACCGACCGAccctcagcctgctggggagggtgctgggcttggagcacTCCAGCAGCGACCACCCGCACGATGAT TGCCTGAACGTGACGCAGCTGCTGGGGAATTTCGGGCTGGATTCGGTGGCGCAGCTGACACCGGAGCAGTTCACGCTGCTCTGCCCGGCGCTGCTCTATCAGATCGACAGCCGCGTCTGCATCCGGCACCGCGATGAGGTGACGCTGCCTCCCCCGGGGGGGGCCCTGTGGCCAG ctctgggctgggcgCTCCTGGCCGTGCTCTCGGTGAGCCTCCCGTCCGTCCTGGCCGTGCTGCTGCTCCCGCTGCGCGCCCGCGGCTCCTTCCGCTCCCTCCTCGCCTTCCTGGTGGCGCTGGCCGTGGGGACGCTCTGCGGGGACGCGCTGCTGCACCTCTGGCCGCAC GCGCAGGGGAGGCACCCGGAGGCTCCGGGGGACCCGAGCCCCGcggtgctgcaggggctggcgGTGCTGGGCGGCATCTACGCGCTCTTCgcgctggagctgctcctggcgATGCTGCGGCGCCGCCGGGAGGCCACG GGACGCCCCTATGGAGAGACCCCCGGCCTGGCCGCGGGGGTCCTGGCACCGTCACGGGCAGGTACGATCCCCCCCGCACCCCTCCCCGGAGCCCCCGGCACCGGCACCCAGCGGAGCCCCGGCACCCAGCGGAGCCCCGGCACCCACCGTGCCCGTCCCGCCGCAGGCACCGAGCTGCGGCTCCTGGCGGCACCGGAGGCGGAGCTGGAGCCGAGAcccccggagccgccccgggagcgccccccgggacccccccacGGACACTCGCAcggccccgcgctgccccccGGGCCCGGCGCCGCCGACATCGTGTggatggtggtgctgggggaCGGCGTGCACAACCTGAGCGACGGGCTGGCCATCG GAGCCGCCTTCTCCCAGAGCCTCTCCAGCGGGCTCAGCACGGCGCTGGCCGTGCTCTGCCACGAGCTGCCCCACGAGCTGG gtgacctggcagtgctgctgcgggcgggcacggccccgcgctccctgctgctcctcaacCTCCTCTCGGCGCTGCTCTCCTGCCTCGGGGCGGTGGCGGGGGTCGCCCTGGGCCGCAGCGGGACCCCCCTCGCCCCCTGGCTCCTCACGGCCACCGCCGGCGTCTTCCTCTACGTGGCCCTGGCCGACATG ctccccgAGGCGCTGCGAGGCTCCGCCGAGGGCACCTGGAGCCGGTTCCTGCTGCAGAACGCGGGGTTCCTGCTGGGCGCTGGCATCATGCTGGGCATCGCCCTGGCCGAGGGGCACCTGcgctcctggctgcagccctga